The following coding sequences are from one Pyxidicoccus xibeiensis window:
- a CDS encoding M16 family metallopeptidase, producing the protein MSFNSFRDVLPSGLRVVTVETPHLHTALLAIYVRTGSRHETPDNNGVSHYLEHLFFRGSAHWPDTVKMNAAVEEVGGNLNGVTTRDHGYYYTPLHPSHLRVGMDIIGDMLTRPRLTDMEVERQIILEEMLDEVDEKGRDIDLDNLSKHLMFPGHPLALKIAGTRESVSALTHAQVLEHFAKHYVTGNLVVTAAGRVNRQEVLELTERAFAGLPRGPVSTETPPPFGLPGPRLHFVAHDESQTEFRLNFRTVPDRHEDHPALQILRRLLDDGLSSRLPFEIVEKRGLAYSVHASIDAYHDSGLFEIEAASAPEKAAQVVEEMFRVLGTLCDTEVGEEELSRAKRRHRMLLEFAQDSPGELSGWFGVNELFDAAESFSHRADLVDAQSAARVREVARRYFHRENLTVVAVGQRKGLKALERVVAEAPGLPAPEAPLLAAVSGRRG; encoded by the coding sequence ATGAGCTTCAATTCGTTCCGGGACGTGCTGCCCTCGGGGCTGCGCGTCGTCACCGTCGAGACGCCCCACCTCCACACCGCCCTGCTCGCCATCTACGTGCGGACGGGCAGTCGTCACGAGACGCCCGACAACAACGGCGTCAGCCATTACCTGGAGCACCTCTTCTTCCGGGGCAGTGCCCACTGGCCGGACACCGTGAAGATGAACGCGGCCGTGGAAGAGGTTGGCGGCAACCTCAACGGCGTCACCACCCGGGACCACGGCTACTACTACACGCCCCTCCATCCCTCGCACCTGCGCGTGGGCATGGACATCATCGGCGACATGCTCACCCGCCCCCGCCTCACGGACATGGAGGTGGAGCGGCAGATCATCCTCGAGGAGATGCTGGACGAGGTGGACGAGAAGGGCCGCGACATCGACCTGGACAACCTGTCCAAGCACCTGATGTTCCCCGGCCACCCGCTGGCGCTGAAGATTGCCGGCACGCGCGAGTCCGTCTCCGCCCTCACCCACGCCCAGGTGCTGGAGCACTTCGCGAAGCACTACGTGACGGGCAACCTGGTGGTGACGGCCGCCGGCCGGGTGAACCGGCAGGAGGTGCTGGAGCTGACCGAGCGGGCCTTCGCCGGCCTGCCTCGCGGCCCCGTCAGCACGGAGACGCCTCCGCCCTTCGGCCTGCCCGGCCCCCGGCTGCACTTCGTCGCGCACGACGAGTCGCAGACGGAGTTCCGCCTCAACTTCCGCACCGTGCCGGACCGGCACGAGGACCACCCCGCCCTCCAGATTCTCCGGCGCCTGCTGGATGACGGCCTGTCCTCGCGGCTGCCCTTCGAAATCGTGGAGAAGCGCGGGCTGGCCTACTCCGTCCACGCGTCGATTGACGCCTACCACGACTCCGGCCTCTTCGAGATTGAAGCGGCCAGCGCGCCCGAGAAGGCCGCGCAGGTGGTGGAGGAGATGTTTCGCGTGCTGGGCACCCTCTGCGACACGGAGGTGGGCGAGGAGGAGCTGTCCCGCGCCAAGCGCCGCCACCGCATGCTGCTGGAGTTCGCGCAGGACTCGCCGGGGGAGCTGTCCGGCTGGTTCGGCGTCAACGAGCTGTTCGACGCGGCCGAGTCCTTCAGCCACCGCGCGGACCTGGTGGATGCGCAGTCCGCCGCGCGCGTGCGAGAGGTGGCCCGGCGCTACTTCCACCGGGAGAACCTCACGGTGGTGGCGGTGGGCCAGCGCAAGGGCCTGAAGGCCCTGGAGCGCGTGGTGGCGGAGGCCCCCGGGCTGCCGGCGCCGGAGGCTCCGCTCCTGGCGGCCGTCAGCGGCCGCCGCGGATGA